The following are from one region of the Coffea eugenioides isolate CCC68of chromosome 2, Ceug_1.0, whole genome shotgun sequence genome:
- the LOC113763814 gene encoding F-box/LRR-repeat protein At3g48880, translating into MEDGELDVRRWEDLDIDILVMIFQTFDIVQLTSGIGQVCSTWRLAACDPLLWKMLDLSMLKSNFIKIPLEPYVYVDGRSDRTLTRVLKIALNLSRGNILTLIFHYNLYVSDDQLTYAAERCPRLKRLVMPAWNRIKKTGICKAVRMWKDLESLTMPSIANPPYLMEEIGKNCKKFSELKIMGPCDIFFASSLVTFVPNLKVLSLRCSILVRDALIILLDGLQQLEVLNISHCLLIEVPTPPAPKKVVSQIDELILQKASRLRNFITCMNQSCIMCQRTRNDEGLIRWYKYEEELWKVDEVKSLAI; encoded by the exons atggaaGATGGGGAGCTTGATGTGAGGAGATGGGAGGACCTGGACATAGATATACTCGTGATGATATTTCAGACATTTGACATTGTCCAGTTGACCTCTGGGATTGGTCAAGTTTGTAGCACATGGCGCCTAGCTGCATGTGACCCTCTGCTGTGGAAAATGCTTGATCTGTCAATGCTGAAGTCTAATTTCATCAAGATTCCCTTAGAGCCTTATGTGTACGTGGACGGTCGGTCTGATAGAACGTTAACCCGAGTTTTGAAGATTGCCTTGAACCTCAGTCGTGGAAATATACTGACTTTGATTTTCCATTACAATCTATATGTCAGTGATGATCAATTGACCTATGCTGCTGAAAG GTGCCCTCGTCTTAAACGCCTTGTTATGCCTGCTTGGAATAGAATAAAAAAGACCGGAATCTGTAAGGCAGTTCGTATGTGGAAAGATCTTGAGTCACTAACGATGCCTAGTATAGCAAATCCCCCATATCTCATGGAGGAAATTGGGAAGAACTGCAAGAAGTTCTCCGAACTCAAAATTATGGGTCCCTGTGATATTTTCTTTGCATCGTCGCTAGTCACATTTGTTCCAAATTTGAAAGTCCTCAGTCTTCGGTGCTCAATACTAGTTAGGGATGCCCTGATCATACTTCTGGATGGCTTACAACAATTAGAAGTGCTCAACATCTCCCATTGCCTACTTATTGAAGTTCCTACACCTCCTGCACCGAAAAAGGTTGTCAGTCAAATTGACGAGTTAATTCTGCAGAAGGCTTCTAGGTTACGCAATTTTATAACCTGCATGAATCAGTCATGCATTATGTGTCAACGCACTAGAAATGATGAAGGGCTGATAAGGTGGTACAAGTATGAAGAGGAGCTCTGGAAAGTAGATGAGGTGAAATCTCTTGCCATCTGA